One part of the Candidatus Neomarinimicrobiota bacterium genome encodes these proteins:
- the rimO gene encoding 30S ribosomal protein S12 methylthiotransferase RimO: MRIYLITMGCSKNLVDSEVLKGGLEKAGLELTPDPLEADTIIINTCGFIEEAREENIDVTLAAAELKKTGKLQKLILIGCLPQIYERELREAIPEVDAFFCVDKMQEVIRYLSGDPSYTYDPVAVRSLMTPRHYAYLKISEGCNNRCSFCSIPVIRGPQKSRTVDTILRESHHLIQMGVKEIILIAQDSTMYGKDLTPRVTLTDLLKEMDTLDVPWIRLHYGHPAHIPSGLFELMARSERIVPYLDLPIQHINSRILKLMQRGQSGEGIRKVLEKARNTIPNVTMRTTLITGYPTETKAEFEEMLDFIRSFRFDRLGVFKYSREDYTPAAHIPDDIPDYVKSTRFDALLSLQQEISLMKNREKIGTTQKVLIDTVDQANHISFGRTAGDSPDIDNQVIIDSPLTEGCFYDVTITDASEYDLTGKLG; the protein is encoded by the coding sequence ATGCGAATCTATCTTATTACCATGGGGTGTTCAAAAAATCTGGTAGACAGCGAAGTGTTGAAAGGCGGTCTGGAAAAGGCCGGTCTGGAACTCACACCGGATCCTCTTGAAGCAGATACCATCATTATCAATACCTGTGGCTTCATCGAAGAAGCACGGGAAGAAAACATCGATGTCACCCTTGCTGCCGCAGAATTAAAAAAAACGGGGAAACTCCAAAAACTGATTCTCATCGGATGTCTTCCACAGATTTATGAACGGGAGCTTCGGGAAGCCATTCCGGAAGTCGATGCCTTCTTTTGTGTGGATAAAATGCAGGAAGTTATCCGTTACCTTTCGGGAGACCCTTCGTACACCTATGATCCGGTTGCCGTTCGTTCCCTCATGACACCCCGCCATTATGCCTACCTGAAAATCTCTGAAGGATGTAATAACCGCTGTTCATTCTGTTCCATACCCGTTATCCGCGGTCCACAAAAAAGCCGAACGGTGGACACAATCCTCCGGGAATCCCATCACCTCATTCAAATGGGAGTGAAAGAGATCATTCTCATTGCCCAGGATTCCACCATGTATGGAAAAGATTTAACCCCCCGTGTGACGCTGACGGATCTGCTGAAAGAGATGGATACACTGGATGTACCATGGATACGCCTGCATTACGGACATCCTGCACATATCCCGTCGGGGCTCTTTGAACTGATGGCCCGCTCAGAGCGGATCGTACCCTACCTGGACCTTCCAATCCAGCATATCAATTCACGAATACTGAAACTGATGCAGCGGGGACAAAGTGGTGAAGGTATCCGGAAAGTGTTGGAAAAAGCGCGGAATACCATCCCCAATGTCACCATGCGCACCACCCTGATCACAGGATATCCAACAGAAACTAAAGCAGAATTTGAAGAAATGCTGGATTTTATCCGCTCATTCCGCTTTGACAGGCTTGGTGTATTCAAATACAGCCGGGAGGATTACACACCGGCGGCTCATATCCCCGATGACATCCCGGACTATGTAAAATCCACCCGATTTGACGCCCTTCTCTCACTGCAACAGGAAATTTCCCTGATGAAAAACCGGGAAAAAATCGGAACGACTCAAAAGGTGCTGATAGATACCGTGGATCAAGCGAATCATATCTCGTTTGGACGCACAGCGGGAGATTCTCCGGATATTGACAATCAGGTCATCATTGATTCCCCGTTGACTGAGGGATGCTTCTATGATGTCACGATTACGGATGCCTCTGAATACGATCTGACCGGAAAATTAGGATAA
- the trxA gene encoding thioredoxin produces the protein MTKHLTKQDFLEKVFNYETNPEWKYEGDVPAVIDFYADWCQPCKMVAPILEELSNEYGDKLHIYKVNTEQEQELAAVFGIRSIPSMLFIPKDAQPQMAVGALPRESLVKAIDEVLGVKLPE, from the coding sequence GTGACAAAACATTTGACAAAACAGGATTTTCTGGAAAAAGTATTCAACTACGAAACCAACCCCGAATGGAAGTATGAAGGGGATGTACCGGCTGTGATTGATTTTTATGCAGACTGGTGTCAGCCCTGTAAAATGGTAGCACCCATTCTGGAGGAGTTGAGCAATGAATATGGTGATAAACTGCATATTTACAAAGTGAATACAGAACAGGAACAGGAATTGGCAGCGGTCTTTGGCATCCGGAGCATACCATCCATGCTATTCATTCCGAAGGATGCACAGCCACAAATGGCCGTTGGTGCTTTACCCAGAGAATCCCTGGTTAAAGCTATTGATGAAGTACTGGGAGTAAAACTTCCCGAATAA